The sequence below is a genomic window from Cicer arietinum cultivar CDC Frontier isolate Library 1 chromosome 6, Cicar.CDCFrontier_v2.0, whole genome shotgun sequence.
AGAAGTGTTGAAACTTGATGTTGCGGTCGACGGCTAATATTTTGGTGTCGCCGCCGATGTAGGAAAGCTGATTGTCGTGGCTGCGTGGTTGGATCTTCCCGCCGTAGCTGCACATGAACTTGGCTTTGTAGTTCTGCTGCTCCTCCCATGACGCTGGATTGTCGAAATCAATATCTCTTGAACGCGGCGATGAGTTACCGGAATCTGGATATGACGGTGGATATTGATAGGTTTCCATTTGAAGAGTGAAGACCAATTAATTGTAACTGTGTCACACAAGTGTGTTTGCTTTATGCTTCTTTAGTGGAGACCCCGCGAAAGAGAAAGTAAGAAGGGGTCGTTTTTTCTGCTTTGatgaattaataaatattaatttttaattattttctgctttttaaatttttattgatatttttctaaCGCACTGTTTGGTTGCTTGGGGTTTGATGAGAGGGTGTTGCGGTTGTGAATGCTATGCCATATTCTTTGGGCACGTGGATTGAAATCAGGTTAGAAGGGCGTTTGTCACGGGGAGGATAACATTATGTCTTGTAGTAGCTGGACTTTTTGGTTAGTAGGGTGAAGGGGGACCCGCATGGCGCATGGAATTGATTAAGAGAGTGAGAGTTTTTGAGAATTAGAAGGGATAAGACCGTGATTGATTGATTATGTATGAATCATCATACTCTCTTCTCCCTTTGAATTATAAGGCAGGGCACCCTCTCTCTCTTCTTCACCTTTTTGTTTGCACTTGTATCTGGAATAATACAGCTCACGTGAAAATTTGGTCTTTTTGGAACTACATGTTCGAATCCATTTTTCAGAAACAGAAAATGTAAGTTGCAATCTGAGTTACTAATATTATCCATTACGATTTTGTGGAAAACCGCAAGCAAAAACATGTTTATTGTGGACGACAAAATACGATCTGGAATTTTTGTGAGGCACGCGAATCAATCTTGGGtcaattattaaataaagttaaatagTATTTGCATGACGTAAGTGCTAAATATTTGAATCACTTAAGCATTTAACTAGATGTTCGATATTACGCCGGTGGTGTTTGTAGtagaaaaatatatgttataagAGATCAATCCATTCAATAGATTTCAATTGTCTAGAAAGATAttgtagttttaaaaaaaaatgtttgttaCACAAGGGAAGACGTTCTCTTCTTAAACTTCCCCAAGAccaataaaaagtatttttgacTGCGTTACCATACTCATAGCCTTTGATTGCCCACATGGATATATTTAACTTTGGTTCAATAACTATTTACCAATAATATTTCTAGCAGACAAGAAACTTTAGCAGCAAGGCTTGAGCACCTTGTAAAATCTGAAACAATCATGTTAGATTTCATATGAGTCATCATCTTCAAATAGTAATGGTTATATGTCCAGCAGTTCAATGTTAAATGGCACTAATGACTAAACACATACATGTGGCAAAACTAAGCCCCCTGTTTCTCAATGTTCTTCATCCACAACATCACTAGGTTTGTCTAACCCAGAAGGTATCTTGCCTGGATAGTTAGTTGTTGATGCCTCCGATCCTATCATACTGGatgaaaaacatatataaaaccAATCCTTGTTAGATTAGAgtttttattttggaaaaagATCATATAGGTTGTATTTGCAAACTCACCTTCTATCCACAAGGACCATGGAGCGAAGCTCACAATTGGCATAGCTGCAAAGGTATGCCAAATAAGTCAATCATTTGCTTCAATCTACAAACTGACGAATAGCTACCAATAAGTGTCATCATGTTTAACACTATCAGTTGCAGGAACTTGATCCCAAATTAAAGAATTTAAAGCACCGAATAAAACTGTGCTCTACTACATAAGAAACAACAACTCAGTGCCTCATATAACAAGTTAATCACAAATTACTAGGTTGGAGGAACGAGGTTTGGAGAGCTTACTGCTGGGATATTTCTTTCTTCACCAAGGGGTGGCAATCATTTCCAAACGCAGTTAGAGTGTGAAATAAGAATCCACTGTGTGTCACAATAGCTATCTCCTTCTCTTTTCGTGTCCACAACCTGAAAtgaagtgaaaaaaaaaagaaacaaatgtgATGAGAAATTTAATGGcaatttgaattattatatCACAACGAGCGGGGATTACCACTTATCAGTTTCTTTCATAAGAGTAATGACAAGTTAAAAAAGCAAAAGAAGTTTTTCCTGAACATATTACTACGCGAATCTTCAActaatgataataatttgatatttgaattAATACAAATATATCAGTTCTAATATGAAAAAGAAATACAAGTTGATATCTAGTTTTTTGTCACAGCTTTGGACATAAATAATGTGATCCAAATTAATAAATGACGGCTTGCTGAAATATCTGATGaagaaattaaacaaataaaatcatcTTCCAACATCGATGATCACAATAGAGTTCAGTGACGGCCTCAAGAATTACATTAACACACAGGCTGCTATATCTAGTAAACATCGTAAAATGCCGAAATTCAGAATATATTTCAGTAAAGATAAGTTAATTTTATCTTGCTGTTGGAACCATGGTCAAAAGGAAGTAAAGGGGAGCTTCTGGAAAAATGTGTAGGAATGTGTGAAATATCATTTGTGTTGGATGAAATCTGACACCAAACAGCCTGATTGTAGATCTTTATTAACTTGTTGATACATTCATATTCAATTTCAGTGTTTCTCACAAGCAGTATTAACAAAATCTTGCTTGGATTGGAGGTTTTGGATTATATGTAATAACGCACACATACCAGTTCAAGAACTTCAGCCCCCTAGCTGCGAGTTCCTCCTTTGTCTCTCTCACATTATCCTTCCACCAAACATCCTCATCACTGTCTATCTGAAACGAACACTTGAAGAGACTAATATAAACCCAAATGCAACAATCAAATGTTGGCTAACCTTTATAAAGCTCAAGACAGGAATAAGTTATAAGCTATcttctataaaattataaaccaCAAGCATTCAGGCACGTGAAGAATAAGCACTTGCCAGTGAAAAATCAACAGCAGGAAAAAGAAACTGATACTCGCCAACACTTCTTCTTCTGTCACAGGGATGAACTCCCTACATGAGGAAAAATGTGGAGAAATTTGTAAGGTTCAAAATTCATATGTGATATGATATGTCAATACTATTATCAAGACTAAGAAACCCTATTTGCTCATAAAAGATATACTTCTGATAATTTGTAGTTGGGAAAAAGAAAATAACGAAGCAGGATATATATGAATTGATTGCATCATTTCTCctttattactaatttatatacATCTGATTGGGCTAAAGTTTGAAACAGATTTGGTTACACTCATTAAAATTGAAGAAGCTAGATCTACATTTGAGTAATTAAAACCACATCTGCAACACAAAATGAATCCTTTCCATATATTTAATGTCACTCGGATACTTTTCCAACTGAAATAATTGTCTCTTCAATATAGAGATCTCTTTTAGACTACAGTTGAGTTTCCCATCCTTTGTTCCATTCTCAAATCCCTGAACATGTTATCTTTTGTATTCCTCTGCAATATATCCGCCTGTGCCCATAGTATTTTGCAGTGGCACCAATAATATCAAAGTTCCTACATCTCAAAaagttattaaattattacattttttatccaaaaccaaacaatttatttttatttttgaaaatgaacATTGAATCTGAAAAGCTACATTCAATGTAAATCATTGTACTATAGATTTTGGTTTCATTACCCACActacatacaaaacaaatatacaGAAACAGCCTTGAGGTTCATGTTTGTATTTGTTCTGCATGTCTAAAGTTAAGCCTCCTATCTATTAGCCAAAACCAAGCAAGAATAAAATAAACGGGAATGGGACTAACATGTAATACTGGTTAGTAAGTCTGCATTTATACACTCTACTCTAGCTCTATGTTCTACTATCAGCATAAAACAGGAATTACAGGATAAAGCCTATTAATTGTGAAGTAATAATATCCTTAATATTCCCCTCCTCCCTCTGAAAAGTAAGACTCCAACCTAATGGTGGGTTTGCAGGCAGCAGGCGCTATGTTAATAGTAAAAAGATTGTTATGACCACGACAAACAACCTGCCATGCTGAGATGAGTGTTGAACTTGTTAATTAACTCTAGCACATGTACCAGCATAACACACACACTCGAAACAGGTAAAAATATGTTCAGAATGTAGAGTTGCATACCAAATGTTCACGGCAAAGCTCAACAGCAACAATTGGTGGGCAATTATGACTTGAAATTGCACCACGAAAGCTATTTCCTGCATTTGCCACCATAAGCGGCAGCACATCCGTTTTATCATCAGTGTAGCCCTCACCACCAAATACTCCAACAGCTGTTTGCATAGTCCTGAAGCCATAAGTATTTGTATCAATCAAACAAGTTAAAGACTGTTTTTTGCCTCAACATAGTTACAAAGTAATTTTCGCAGGCAAAATATATTTGACTGCCTTTAGGATCCCATTTTTATTCTTGAGGAAATAAAAGCACAATAGGGATAGGATCTAAAAG
It includes:
- the LOC101492781 gene encoding phosphoglycerate mutase-like protein 1 isoform X4, yielding MDCSVGTCLFPLHRSKTIHLVRHAQGIHNVEGDKNYKAYLNPEYFDAHLTPLGWQQVDNLRNHVHSSGLINKIDLVITSPLMRTMQTAVGVFGGEGYTDDKTDVLPLMVANAGNSFRGAISSHNCPPIVAVELCREHLGVHPCDRRRSVGEYQFLFPAVDFSLIDSDEDVWWKDNVRETKEELAARGLKFLNWLWTRKEKEIAIVTHSGFLFHTLTAFGNDCHPLVKKEISQQAQFYSVL
- the LOC101492781 gene encoding phosphoglycerate mutase-like protein 1 isoform X2, which encodes MDCSVGTCLFPLHRSKTIHLVRHAQGIHNVEGDKNYKAYLNPEYFDAHLTPLGWQQVDNLRNHVHSSGLINKIDLVITSPLMRTMQTAVGVFGGEGYTDDKTDVLPLMVANAGNSFRGAISSHNCPPIVAVELCREHLGVHPCDRRRSVGEYQFLFPAVDFSLIDSDEDVWWKDNVRETKEELAARGLKFLNWLWTRKEKEIAIVTHSGFLFHTLTAFGNDCHPLVKKEISQHYSSVCRLKQMIDLFGIPLQLCQL
- the LOC101492781 gene encoding phosphoglycerate mutase-like protein 1 isoform X3, which translates into the protein MDCSVGTCLFPLHRSKTIHLVRHAQGIHNVEGDKNYKAYLNPEYFDAHLTPLGWQQVDNLRNHVHSSGLINKIDLVITSPLMRTMQTAVGVFGGEGYTDDKTDVLPLMVANAGNSFRGAISSHNCPPIVAVELCREHLGVHPCDRRRSVGEYQFLFPAVDFSLIDSDEDVWWKDNVRETKEELAARGLKFLNWLWTRKEKEIAIVTHSGFLFHTLTAFGNDCHPLVKKEISQHRAQFYSVL
- the LOC101492781 gene encoding phosphoglycerate mutase-like protein 1 isoform X1, which produces MDCSVGTCLFPLHRSKTIHLVRHAQGIHNVEGDKNYKAYLNPEYFDAHLTPLGWQQVDNLRNHVHSSGLINKIDLVITSPLMRTMQTAVGVFGGEGYTDDKTDVLPLMVANAGNSFRGAISSHNCPPIVAVELCREHLGVHPCDRRRSVGEYQFLFPAVDFSLIDSDEDVWWKDNVRETKEELAARGLKFLNWLWTRKEKEIAIVTHSGFLFHTLTAFGNDCHPLVKKEISQHYANCELRSMVLVDRSMIGSEASTTNYPGKIPSGLDKPSDVVDEEH